A window of Zingiber officinale cultivar Zhangliang chromosome 5A, Zo_v1.1, whole genome shotgun sequence contains these coding sequences:
- the LOC121979480 gene encoding transcription repressor MYB5-like, producing MAPTTSEGLDIRWRETYLGFEGTESEIRMRSGEATTEAEGRRSRRGGGSSGNGPKMCCSKVGVKRGPWTPEEDEVLASFVRREGEGRWRTLPSRAGLRRCGKSCRLRWMNYLRPSIKRGPISPDEEDLILRLHRLLGNRWSLIAGRIPGRTDNEIKNYWNTHLSKKLIRQGIDPRTHKPLPLPTTSAAATAAPAVHVIFPRQAPLPNPNPSPYHAAGSSGDIRTGFSAHDDGGCWKESGDQFMDANNVPEAGDHLEPELYDFSFDEDNIFSSFLDSLINNSENDINDDNSDDRVGFVWEKDLQDDAHEQFPGDHDAGN from the exons ATGGCTCCCACCACCAGTGAGGGGCTTGACATACGATGGAGAGAGACTTACCTTGGCTTCGAAGGTACAGAGAGCGAGATCAGGATGAGGAGCGGAGAGGCGACGACGGAGGCGGAGGGGAGGAGGTCGCGGCGGGGAGGAGGATCCAGCGGCAACGGGCCGAAGATGTGCTGCAGCAAGGTCGGGGTGAAGCGGGGCCCCTGGACGCCGGAGGAGGACGAGGTCTTGGCGAGTTTCGTGCGGCGGGAGGGGGAGGGCCGGTGGCGCACCCTACCCAGCCGCGCCGGCCTCCGTCGCTGCGGAAAGAGCTGCCGCCTCCGGTGGATGAACTACCTCCGCCCCTCCATCAAGCGCGGCCCCATCTCCCCCGACGAGGAGGACCTCATCCTCCGCCTCCACCGCCTACTCGGAAACCG GTGGTCGTTGATCGCCGGGAGGATTCCGGGGCgcacggacaacgagatcaagaACTACTGGAACACGCATCTCAGCAAGAAACTCATCAGACAAGGCATCGATCCGCGCACGCACAAACCCTTGCCACTGCCCACCACCTccgccgccgccaccgccgccCCAGCTGTCCATGTGATCTTTCCACGACAGGCGCCTCTccctaaccctaaccctagtcCTTATCATGCAGCAGGATCCTCCGGCGATATCCGCACAGGCTTCTCCGCCCATGACGACGGCGGATGCTGGAAGGAGAGTGGCGATCAGTTTATGGATGCCAACAACGTGCCGGAAGCTGGAGACCATCTTGAACCAGAATTGTATGACTTCAGCTTCGACGAGGACAACATCTTCTCCTCCTTCCTTGATTCGCTCATCAACAACAGCGAAAATGACATCAATGATGATAATTCAGATGATCGAGTTGGCTTCGTCTGGGAGAAGGACCTGCAGGACGATGCACACGAACAATTTCCAGGTGATCATGATGCAGGAAACTGA